Proteins encoded together in one Vulcanisaeta thermophila window:
- a CDS encoding amidohydrolase family protein — translation MRRVSYRARYVLMGMELEPLEGAFVDVGEDGVVTGVGRAPGSVNTVDLGNTVLMPQLVNAHVHVLDYPLLGLYGKYYIDDLVGAPYGIKYHFLRRAREEDLTTGLRSVFRRVRRYGVGCLLSIIEYGFRYAELVVKEAQSEGLCITPFAEPSTFRVYVHEGEEDDVDEGFEREVRDFVERGFNVSLISPLNYTKAELKLAAKLTSAHGLWVMTHVSETEDTYADNDMGRAGETLNPANTVMVHLTQLGDEDILKLAPSPIVTCPRSNVELVGKLPRISTMVKRGFRLMVGTDNVALVEPNPWDEIKTLRELLRYGGYAIDDRELLKMVTTNPARWGFGYRIDYGEVMKAVVVGVGYDSVNTDNLIHYLVSRVTPVDVVGLVDGSSLIKFNP, via the coding sequence ATGCGTAGGGTTAGTTACAGGGCCAGGTACGTGCTCATGGGCATGGAGTTGGAACCCCTGGAGGGCGCCTTCGTGGATGTGGGTGAGGACGGTGTAGTAACGGGCGTGGGCAGGGCGCCTGGGAGCGTCAATACTGTGGATCTTGGGAACACGGTACTAATGCCCCAGTTAGTGAATGCCCATGTCCACGTACTTGATTACCCCCTCCTGGGGCTCTACGGTAAGTACTACATAGATGACCTTGTGGGCGCACCATACGGTATTAAGTACCACTTCCTAAGGAGGGCTAGGGAGGAGGACCTGACCACGGGGCTTAGGTCAGTCTTTAGGAGGGTTAGGAGGTACGGCGTTGGCTGCCTCCTATCAATTATTGAGTATGGCTTCAGGTACGCAGAATTAGTAGTCAAGGAAGCCCAATCCGAGGGGCTATGTATTACGCCCTTTGCTGAGCCAAGTACCTTCAGGGTTTATGTTCACGAGGGTGAGGAGGATGATGTTGATGAGGGGTTTGAGAGGGAGGTTAGGGACTTCGTTGAGAGGGGGTTTAATGTGTCGTTGATATCACCGCTCAATTACACAAAGGCTGAGTTAAAACTGGCCGCCAAGCTAACCAGCGCCCATGGGCTTTGGGTGATGACTCATGTATCGGAGACCGAGGACACGTACGCGGATAATGACATGGGTAGGGCTGGGGAGACCCTAAATCCGGCGAACACGGTAATGGTGCACCTAACTCAGTTAGGTGATGAGGACATACTTAAGCTGGCACCATCACCCATAGTTACCTGTCCCAGGTCCAATGTGGAGTTGGTGGGTAAGTTGCCGAGGATTAGCACCATGGTTAAGAGGGGGTTTAGGTTGATGGTGGGTACCGATAACGTGGCCCTCGTGGAGCCCAACCCATGGGATGAGATCAAGACCCTAAGGGAGCTCCTGAGGTATGGTGGTTACGCCATTGATGACCGGGAGCTCCTTAAAATGGTGACCACAAACCCAGCACGGTGGGGTTTTGGTTACAGGATTGATTATGGTGAGGTTATGAAGGCCGTGGTGGTGGGGGTGGGCTATGACTCGGTGAACACCGACAACCTAATTCACTACCTAGTTAGTAGGGTGACGCCTGTGGACGTGGTGGGCCTTGTGGATGGCTCCTCCCTTATAAAATTCAATCCCTGA
- a CDS encoding glycoside hydrolase, protein MSLRITTDKAVYGVNEEVSIEVEVKGLTSTEVVTISVMRDSTGVVRKTIEALPPGAVVTEAVRLGEPGLYEVTAKCCGFEVGVPVLVLKEPNEPVRLAVVFHNHQPIYKLPNGHYHAAWAFHHTWFPEFQPIYDVGPYLLHVRLLSKYRVSFTYNLSPSMLYQWLEVISKGVFIEGGEAVEFVGPWDPRTNLVREAIDGYARLARDGTIEVLTSFIAHPISGYLIKEYGLSELIKWELNEGLRISKEALGVEPVGIWLPEMYFDKELVDIICNAGLRYTVLDAVYHLGESIKDRSSIYRPYKHGCLTILFRDTALSDMLSFQLNKASNAVESDVNARRFIIEVLSRREYAKGGVVTVALDGENWMILPTPNPYAALLLERIMQYLAKAQEDGFIRVVKPSSIINEATEEVKEIPTTSWLGSPSKWVSEREDVQSRLWSMARQIIEGWRVYEEVFGADEELRMMMAMALDSDFYWAEFTNPVHVGLWAHSIMDYVNNALNSITLSLMRGDGRLIIRVANNWRREASLIVSIESQGVGTEYPLRIPSNSQEDVQVLTDGEVQISLLTMGTRRLVRGPIKVRV, encoded by the coding sequence ATGTCATTGAGGATTACGACGGATAAGGCCGTGTATGGAGTTAACGAGGAGGTGAGTATAGAGGTTGAGGTTAAGGGGTTAACGAGTACTGAGGTCGTGACGATAAGCGTTATGAGGGATTCCACGGGGGTTGTTAGGAAAACCATTGAGGCATTACCCCCTGGGGCTGTGGTTACTGAAGCCGTGAGGCTAGGCGAGCCCGGGCTTTATGAGGTTACGGCTAAGTGCTGCGGCTTTGAGGTTGGGGTTCCCGTGCTTGTTCTAAAGGAGCCAAATGAGCCCGTTAGGCTGGCCGTGGTGTTCCATAATCACCAACCCATTTATAAACTACCCAATGGGCATTACCACGCCGCTTGGGCATTCCACCACACGTGGTTCCCTGAATTCCAACCAATCTATGATGTGGGTCCCTACCTACTGCACGTGAGGCTCCTTAGTAAGTATAGGGTTTCCTTCACCTACAACCTAAGCCCCAGCATGCTTTATCAATGGTTGGAGGTGATTAGTAAGGGCGTCTTCATTGAGGGTGGTGAGGCCGTGGAGTTCGTGGGTCCCTGGGACCCGAGGACCAACCTAGTAAGGGAGGCCATTGATGGCTATGCCAGGCTGGCTCGTGATGGCACCATTGAGGTGCTAACAAGCTTCATAGCACACCCAATCTCTGGGTACCTAATCAAGGAGTATGGACTGAGCGAATTAATTAAGTGGGAACTTAATGAGGGATTGAGGATCAGTAAGGAGGCTTTGGGCGTTGAGCCCGTGGGTATTTGGTTGCCCGAGATGTACTTTGACAAGGAGCTTGTGGATATTATATGTAATGCGGGGCTTAGGTACACGGTGCTTGACGCTGTTTACCACCTGGGCGAGAGTATTAAGGATAGATCCTCAATATACAGGCCCTATAAACATGGATGCCTAACAATACTATTCAGGGACACGGCATTAAGTGATATGCTGAGCTTTCAATTAAATAAGGCCTCCAACGCCGTGGAGAGCGATGTTAATGCCCGTAGATTCATCATAGAGGTACTTTCAAGGCGTGAGTACGCTAAGGGTGGCGTGGTCACCGTGGCCCTGGATGGGGAGAACTGGATGATACTACCAACCCCAAACCCATACGCCGCGCTCCTCCTTGAGAGGATAATGCAGTACCTGGCTAAGGCCCAGGAGGATGGCTTCATAAGGGTTGTTAAACCCTCCAGTATCATAAACGAGGCCACGGAGGAGGTTAAGGAGATACCCACCACATCATGGCTTGGATCACCATCGAAGTGGGTCAGTGAGAGGGAAGATGTGCAGTCTAGGCTTTGGTCCATGGCCAGGCAGATAATTGAGGGGTGGAGGGTTTATGAGGAGGTGTTTGGTGCCGATGAGGAGTTGAGGATGATGATGGCCATGGCCCTTGACAGTGATTTCTACTGGGCGGAATTCACGAACCCAGTCCATGTGGGGCTTTGGGCGCATTCAATAATGGATTATGTAAACAATGCCCTCAACTCCATAACCCTCTCATTGATGCGGGGTGATGGTAGGCTCATTATTAGGGTTGCCAATAACTGGCGTAGGGAGGCCTCGTTGATTGTGAGTATTGAGTCGCAGGGCGTGGGTACCGAGTACCCACTGAGGATTCCGTCGAATTCCCAGGAGGATGTACAGGTACTCACTGATGGTGAAGTGCAGATTAGCCTATTAACAATGGGCACTAGGCGGTTGGTGAGGGGGCCCATTAAGGTTAGGGTTTAG
- a CDS encoding glycosyltransferase produces the protein MDKVLHISLEYPPHRVIGPLAYTIRDLVTQLSRYYEIYLIHPADFDGDYMDGDVRVHAVSDRWFSDVLVYAHYLVSEVSSKAPYIVPRDVVLIHAHDWIPAMVGRVIAKRLRKPLIVSVYTTEPMRSGGSLSLLSLSITDWERYVLSEADHVIAHSRFALESLSRDYGIKASLFNDLSTILSIYRDVIKPRA, from the coding sequence GTGGATAAGGTACTCCACATCTCACTGGAGTATCCGCCCCACAGGGTAATTGGGCCCCTGGCGTACACCATCAGGGATTTGGTGACTCAATTGTCGAGGTATTACGAAATTTACCTGATACACCCAGCCGATTTCGATGGTGATTACATGGATGGTGACGTGAGGGTTCACGCAGTGAGTGATAGGTGGTTCAGCGATGTGCTAGTGTATGCGCATTACCTGGTTAGTGAGGTTTCATCTAAGGCCCCCTACATAGTGCCCAGGGACGTGGTCCTCATACACGCCCATGATTGGATACCCGCAATGGTGGGTAGGGTAATTGCTAAGAGGCTTCGTAAGCCGCTCATTGTTAGTGTTTACACTACGGAGCCCATGAGGTCAGGGGGTTCACTAAGCCTATTGAGCCTCTCCATCACCGATTGGGAGAGGTACGTCCTGTCAGAGGCCGATCACGTGATAGCCCACAGCAGATTCGCCCTTGAATCCCTGAGCAGGGACTATGGCATAAAGGCCTCCCTCTTCAATGACTTAAGCACCATACTGAGCATTTACAGGGACGTCATTAAACCAAGGGCATAG
- the cobB gene encoding NAD-dependent protein deacetylase, with product MQSQPCDLNEVRRAAEILVNAKHAIAFTGAGISTESGIPDFRGPQGLWRQYSPEIATTEYFHSHPKEFWAFYRVRLSSIFIAKPNRAHLALAELEGMGIIKAVITQNVDGLHQAAGSKNVIELHGTMKRARCIVCGREYPMDIVIRKIDSGQLPPLCDDCGGILKPDVVLFGEPVKDFDKAQELAMRSDAVLVIGSSLTVYPAAYIPIFVKEMGGKVIIINMEPTELDYLADVVIRCRAGDAMTALLSMVKELLNRGG from the coding sequence ATGCAGTCACAACCCTGTGATTTAAATGAGGTGAGGAGGGCGGCCGAGATACTGGTTAACGCGAAACACGCCATAGCCTTCACGGGCGCCGGCATCTCCACAGAATCAGGGATACCGGACTTCCGTGGGCCCCAGGGTCTGTGGAGGCAGTACAGCCCAGAAATAGCTACCACGGAGTACTTCCACTCACACCCCAAGGAATTTTGGGCCTTTTACAGGGTTAGACTCTCATCAATATTCATCGCAAAGCCCAACAGGGCCCACCTGGCACTGGCGGAGCTCGAGGGCATGGGCATTATTAAGGCAGTGATCACGCAGAATGTTGATGGGCTACACCAGGCCGCTGGCTCCAAGAATGTGATTGAGCTCCACGGGACCATGAAGAGGGCTAGGTGCATTGTGTGTGGTCGTGAATACCCAATGGACATCGTAATTAGGAAGATAGACTCGGGACAATTACCACCGCTCTGCGATGACTGTGGTGGCATACTAAAGCCTGACGTTGTGCTGTTCGGGGAGCCCGTGAAGGACTTCGACAAGGCCCAGGAACTGGCCATGAGGAGTGACGCCGTGTTAGTCATAGGCTCCTCACTAACGGTCTACCCAGCCGCCTACATACCAATCTTTGTTAAGGAGATGGGTGGTAAGGTGATTATCATAAACATGGAGCCCACGGAACTTGACTACCTAGCCGATGTGGTGATTAGGTGCAGGGCCGGCGATGCCATGACCGCACTACTAAGCATGGTTAAGGAGTTACTAAACCGCGGTGGTTGA
- a CDS encoding M16 family metallopeptidase, which yields MVKLVQLDNGLRIIINEVRSLSTVGIAIAVNAGSAYEERDKRGLSHIIEHVIYRAYPNIDLVIEGLGGMSDAYTQRTLTMYLFEVIPGNVRGILRIISDMFSRRGINDDDLNKELRVVLSELKMRNDDPGTLIYDLGPRALFGEGDYGDPVIGYVDTVKSITRDDIEEYLNRYYTPDNMVMAIVGPVDISEEELNKYFGKWYGRVRAKLGFTMGNGGPIVIKRSIDSAYLSYSWYVDIAGNDYMGLIKSSLLEFHLTTGLSSYLISRLRDKGLSYAVDLDREYLNGIMFFQVVIQAVDPRDIDEVRKEVEQALRGVGGIGGDGDYVMRRRNYLRYVISESMRRPLDVAESMAYLGLKFNRYDLDALNNALEEHFTDDLSDLIRDGVWSMIIPSE from the coding sequence ATGGTAAAACTGGTACAGTTGGATAATGGGCTTAGGATAATCATTAATGAAGTGAGGTCATTATCCACCGTGGGCATAGCCATCGCAGTAAACGCGGGTTCGGCATACGAGGAGCGTGACAAGAGGGGCTTGAGCCATATTATTGAGCACGTGATTTACAGGGCATACCCAAACATAGACTTGGTTATTGAGGGACTTGGTGGAATGAGCGATGCCTATACACAAAGGACCCTCACGATGTACCTCTTCGAGGTGATACCAGGGAATGTTAGGGGGATCCTAAGGATAATCAGTGATATGTTCAGTAGGAGGGGGATCAACGATGATGATTTAAACAAGGAGCTTAGGGTTGTCCTGTCTGAATTGAAGATGAGGAATGATGATCCAGGGACCCTAATATACGACCTGGGGCCTAGGGCATTATTCGGTGAGGGTGATTATGGGGACCCAGTCATTGGGTATGTCGATACCGTGAAGTCCATAACGAGGGATGACATTGAGGAGTACCTCAATCGTTACTACACACCCGATAATATGGTGATGGCCATTGTGGGGCCTGTGGATATAAGTGAGGAGGAATTGAATAAGTACTTCGGCAAGTGGTATGGGAGAGTCCGCGCCAAGCTGGGATTCACCATGGGTAATGGGGGGCCCATTGTTATTAAACGAAGCATTGACTCAGCATACCTCTCATACTCATGGTACGTGGACATCGCGGGTAATGATTACATGGGCCTCATTAAATCCTCACTACTTGAGTTCCACTTAACCACAGGCCTAAGCTCATACTTAATCTCGAGACTTAGGGACAAGGGCCTATCATACGCCGTGGACCTGGATAGGGAGTACTTGAATGGCATTATGTTCTTCCAGGTTGTGATCCAGGCCGTGGATCCCAGGGACATTGATGAGGTTAGGAAGGAGGTTGAGCAGGCGTTAAGGGGTGTTGGGGGTATTGGGGGTGATGGGGATTATGTGATGCGTAGGAGGAATTACCTTAGGTATGTGATTAGTGAATCCATGAGGAGGCCACTGGATGTTGCGGAATCCATGGCTTACCTGGGACTTAAGTTTAATCGTTATGACCTGGACGCTTTGAATAATGCGCTGGAGGAGCACTTCACGGATGATTTGAGTGATTTAATTAGGGATGGTGTGTGGAGCATGATCATACCAAGTGAGTAG
- the metG gene encoding methionine--tRNA ligase subunit beta, giving the protein MSTGTITRAEFDKVELRVGKVIHAERIEGSRKLLRLIIDIGSERRQIVTGLAEFYKPEDLINKYVVVVTNLEPRKIFGYESQGMILATCDEKNPTIVTIDKPQDEQVGKRVC; this is encoded by the coding sequence GTGTCCACAGGCACAATAACAAGGGCGGAGTTTGACAAGGTGGAGCTCAGGGTGGGTAAGGTGATACATGCCGAGAGGATTGAGGGTAGTAGAAAACTCCTTAGGTTAATAATAGACATTGGGAGTGAGAGGAGGCAGATAGTGACTGGGCTCGCGGAGTTCTACAAGCCTGAGGACCTAATTAATAAGTACGTTGTTGTGGTGACCAACCTGGAACCAAGGAAGATCTTCGGCTATGAGAGCCAGGGCATGATACTGGCCACGTGTGATGAGAAGAACCCAACCATAGTGACCATAGACAAACCACAGGACGAACAGGTGGGTAAGAGGGTCTGTTAA
- a CDS encoding DUF1947 domain-containing protein, whose protein sequence is MVKRYPLSNKEIKELSNALGGLGSIVRGADKVEIYELNETTTLYIVDGKPAIARLLVKWDSSQGEYVIPLLTYVYTNPGQIPNYPAVVVDDGAVPHIVNGADVMRPGIKEVSGSFGAGDLVAIKDLKGRVIAFGVSLVSSGELTGISRGKVIKVIHHIGDKLWNLARELERK, encoded by the coding sequence GTGGTTAAGAGGTACCCATTGAGTAATAAGGAGATTAAGGAGTTGAGCAATGCACTCGGTGGGTTGGGGAGCATTGTTAGGGGTGCGGATAAGGTGGAGATTTACGAGTTGAATGAAACCACCACCCTGTACATAGTTGATGGAAAGCCCGCAATTGCCAGGCTGCTTGTTAAGTGGGATTCCTCACAGGGTGAGTACGTAATACCACTACTAACCTATGTGTACACAAACCCGGGGCAAATACCCAATTACCCAGCGGTGGTGGTTGATGATGGTGCAGTGCCCCACATAGTCAATGGCGCGGATGTCATGAGGCCCGGCATTAAAGAGGTCAGCGGCAGCTTTGGGGCTGGTGACCTTGTAGCTATTAAGGATCTCAAGGGTAGGGTGATAGCCTTCGGGGTCTCCCTGGTATCCTCGGGTGAGTTAACGGGCATTAGTAGGGGTAAGGTCATTAAGGTGATACACCACATTGGGGATAAGCTCTGGAACCTGGCCAGGGAGTTGGAGAGAAAGTGA
- a CDS encoding RIO1 family regulatory kinase/ATPase domain-containing protein, with amino-acid sequence MDYEVLRRLCARVNCPGTYVETITRELIMLGVTEILNEGPLEFMSIRLLGKGQNGFVFKCRLEYSSDYYACKIRRFDASRDDLLREGYMMRLANSVDVGPMLMNFSRNVIVMELVNGVELGDYVRTHDVGEVRSVARELLTQCHRLDVIGVAHNELSRLGEHVLVGPNGKVYIIDFESATFKRGVNVPQAINALLLRPGQEQGLIREKLGVHVDVGVIKGLLHEYKRNPTWDLMLRLMSLLNLS; translated from the coding sequence GTGGATTACGAGGTGCTAAGGCGACTATGCGCCAGGGTTAACTGCCCAGGCACTTACGTGGAGACCATCACCAGGGAATTAATAATGCTGGGCGTTACCGAAATACTCAACGAGGGACCCCTGGAGTTCATGAGCATTAGATTGCTGGGTAAGGGGCAGAATGGCTTCGTCTTTAAATGCCGCCTGGAATACTCCAGCGATTACTACGCATGCAAGATTAGGAGGTTCGACGCGTCAAGGGATGACTTGCTCAGGGAGGGCTACATGATGAGGCTTGCGAACTCCGTTGATGTGGGGCCCATGCTCATGAACTTCTCCAGGAACGTTATAGTCATGGAGCTGGTTAACGGTGTTGAACTTGGGGATTACGTGAGGACCCACGACGTGGGTGAGGTCAGGAGCGTGGCCAGGGAATTACTTACCCAGTGCCATAGGCTTGACGTCATTGGTGTGGCGCACAATGAGCTGTCCAGGCTTGGGGAGCACGTGCTCGTGGGCCCCAATGGTAAGGTTTACATAATAGATTTCGAGAGCGCCACATTCAAGAGGGGTGTTAATGTACCCCAGGCGATTAATGCCCTGCTGCTACGCCCTGGCCAGGAGCAGGGATTGATTAGGGAGAAGCTTGGTGTTCACGTGGACGTGGGGGTCATTAAGGGCTTGCTTCATGAGTATAAGCGCAACCCCACCTGGGACTTGATGCTTAGGCTAATGAGCCTGCTCAACCTCTCATGA
- a CDS encoding ATP-binding protein, with translation MAVRLRVEVLDNCVGCGICWTVCPKGVLTGTLRGRAVVLNDELCSGCFSCQENCPYNAIRVVVKQQP, from the coding sequence GTGGCCGTTAGGTTGAGGGTTGAGGTCCTGGACAACTGCGTGGGTTGTGGTATCTGCTGGACGGTGTGCCCCAAGGGGGTTCTCACGGGCACGTTGAGGGGCAGGGCCGTGGTGCTGAATGATGAGTTATGCTCAGGCTGCTTCTCCTGCCAGGAGAACTGCCCATACAATGCGATCAGGGTGGTGGTTAAACAACAACCCTAA
- the proS gene encoding proline--tRNA ligase yields the protein MQLVKQGEPRPRERWRDFINWFNWVIMETELYDYRYPVKGAYVWRPYGVRLRRIVEGFIRQVHDETGHQEVLFPVFIPYEFLAKESEHIRGFEQEVFWVSKGGSGEERLVLRPTSETAMMPMFQLWIKDHTDLPFKVYQIVSVFRAETKATRPMIRLREISMFKEAHTAHADREDAERQVREAVEIYKRIFDFMGVPYLISRRPDWDKFAGAVYTIAFDTVMPDGKTMQIGTVHYLGTNFSRVFEVKYLTPKGTWEYVHTTSYGISERSIAAMIAVHGDDKGLVLPPNVAPIQVVIVPIMYKGTEEAVLREARAVSEELMGAGVRVKVDDRTDKTPGWKYNYWEMMGVPLRIEIGPRDVENKQVILARRDTMEKYAAPREGIADMVKEVLNDINNKLREAAWEFMRSMVRKATDLKTATELISKGGVVMVPWSGDNECGLKIQQLLNADALGVPVDEDPSREIGGLRDLACTDKQANYWLRMAQRY from the coding sequence TTGCAGCTTGTTAAGCAGGGTGAGCCTAGGCCCAGGGAGAGGTGGAGGGACTTCATAAATTGGTTTAATTGGGTTATTATGGAGACGGAGCTTTATGATTATAGGTACCCCGTTAAGGGTGCCTATGTCTGGAGGCCCTATGGTGTGAGGCTTAGGAGGATTGTGGAGGGTTTCATTAGGCAGGTTCATGATGAGACTGGTCACCAGGAGGTTTTGTTCCCCGTCTTCATACCCTATGAGTTCCTGGCCAAGGAGAGTGAGCACATCAGGGGTTTTGAGCAGGAGGTGTTCTGGGTTAGTAAGGGTGGTTCCGGTGAGGAGAGGCTTGTCCTCAGGCCCACGAGCGAGACCGCCATGATGCCCATGTTCCAGCTATGGATTAAGGACCACACGGACCTACCCTTCAAGGTTTACCAAATAGTGAGTGTGTTTAGGGCTGAGACCAAGGCCACTAGGCCCATGATAAGGCTTAGGGAGATATCCATGTTCAAGGAGGCCCACACGGCGCATGCGGATAGGGAGGATGCTGAGAGGCAGGTTAGGGAGGCTGTGGAGATTTACAAGAGGATTTTCGACTTCATGGGCGTTCCGTACTTAATAAGCAGGAGGCCTGATTGGGATAAGTTCGCGGGTGCCGTTTACACCATAGCCTTCGACACCGTGATGCCCGATGGGAAGACCATGCAGATAGGGACTGTTCACTACCTGGGCACCAACTTCTCAAGGGTCTTCGAGGTGAAGTACCTAACGCCCAAGGGCACCTGGGAGTATGTACACACCACCAGTTACGGGATTTCTGAGAGGTCCATAGCGGCCATGATAGCGGTTCACGGTGATGATAAGGGCCTAGTCCTACCGCCAAACGTGGCCCCAATACAGGTGGTCATTGTGCCCATAATGTACAAGGGGACTGAGGAGGCTGTGCTTAGGGAGGCTAGGGCTGTGAGTGAGGAATTAATGGGCGCGGGTGTTAGGGTTAAGGTTGATGATAGAACCGATAAGACGCCCGGTTGGAAGTATAATTACTGGGAGATGATGGGTGTACCCCTGAGGATAGAGATTGGGCCCAGGGATGTCGAGAATAAGCAAGTGATCCTCGCTAGGAGGGATACCATGGAGAAGTACGCGGCGCCCCGCGAGGGAATTGCGGACATGGTCAAGGAGGTCCTCAATGACATTAATAACAAACTTAGGGAGGCGGCTTGGGAGTTCATGAGGTCCATGGTGAGGAAAGCCACGGACCTAAAGACAGCCACCGAGTTAATAAGTAAGGGTGGCGTGGTCATGGTCCCCTGGAGTGGCGATAATGAGTGTGGATTAAAGATACAGCAACTACTCAATGCGGACGCTCTCGGGGTGCCCGTGGATGAGGATCCATCGAGGGAGATTGGCGGTTTAAGGGATTTGGCGTGCACGGATAAGCAGGCCAATTACTGGCTCAGGATGGCCCAGAGGTATTGA
- a CDS encoding DUF357 domain-containing protein has translation MEFTSPEVRVDAYIRNVAKALEQLDKEGVKNEVIEIARAYLKDSMYYLSKGDVFTALSTIAYAEGLLDALRILGMVKFQWGSVNDLVRRASTKVFVAGTFEILHPGHITYLRAAWELGRVVAVVARDSTVRRIKGRDTIIPENQRLEVLSSIAYVHRARLGYEDDMFRVVEEERPDIILLGPNQPFDEDKLRGELMRRELGNVQVLRFRDYVDCPLCSTTKILNAIASRYSNKQSTG, from the coding sequence ATGGAATTCACAAGCCCAGAGGTTAGGGTTGATGCTTACATAAGAAATGTTGCCAAGGCCCTAGAACAACTGGACAAGGAGGGAGTTAAGAACGAGGTTATTGAGATCGCAAGGGCTTACCTCAAGGACTCAATGTACTACCTCAGTAAGGGTGATGTTTTCACGGCACTCTCAACAATAGCATACGCCGAGGGCCTGCTCGACGCCCTGAGGATCCTGGGCATGGTTAAATTCCAATGGGGGAGTGTGAACGACCTGGTGAGGAGGGCAAGTACAAAGGTTTTTGTGGCTGGGACTTTCGAGATACTGCACCCTGGGCATATAACATACCTAAGGGCTGCTTGGGAGCTTGGTAGGGTTGTGGCCGTGGTGGCCAGGGATTCCACGGTTAGGAGGATCAAGGGTAGGGACACCATAATACCCGAGAACCAGAGGCTTGAGGTTTTGAGTAGTATTGCGTATGTGCACAGGGCCAGGCTTGGTTATGAGGATGATATGTTCAGGGTTGTTGAGGAGGAGAGGCCCGACATAATCCTACTGGGTCCCAATCAACCATTTGATGAGGATAAGTTAAGGGGTGAGTTAATGAGGAGGGAGTTGGGTAATGTTCAGGTTCTGAGGTTTAGGGACTACGTGGACTGCCCACTCTGTAGCACCACGAAGATACTAAATGCCATAGCAAGTAGGTACTCCAACAAGCAATCAACCGGGTAG
- a CDS encoding Lrp/AsnC ligand binding domain-containing protein, whose protein sequence is MSSLSMQSGSATPTEIERQLTERQLQVLQYLLRKAVPLKVYTVYADQDELARELGMTRQALSVHLKKLKDFGLIRTGREFVDVTEKALRVLRLSSNEAIILVKVQPKYRAIVYEKVKELPVEKAYRVSGDYDLVVITREVNVNDILRVLSMMEGIDDTKTFISLEIIRE, encoded by the coding sequence ATGAGTTCTCTGAGTATGCAAAGTGGGAGTGCCACACCCACGGAGATAGAGAGGCAACTCACTGAAAGGCAACTGCAGGTTCTTCAGTACCTGCTTAGGAAGGCCGTTCCACTCAAGGTCTATACAGTGTACGCGGACCAGGATGAGTTGGCCAGGGAGTTGGGTATGACTAGGCAAGCCCTGAGTGTTCACCTCAAGAAGCTCAAGGACTTTGGTTTAATAAGGACTGGGCGTGAGTTTGTGGATGTCACCGAGAAGGCGCTTAGGGTGCTTAGGCTGAGCTCCAATGAGGCCATAATACTCGTTAAGGTTCAGCCCAAGTATAGGGCTATTGTTTACGAGAAGGTTAAGGAGTTGCCCGTTGAGAAGGCCTACAGGGTTTCCGGGGATTATGATTTAGTGGTAATAACCAGGGAGGTTAATGTCAATGACATACTGAGGGTACTAAGCATGATGGAGGGCATTGACGACACGAAGACATTCATATCCCTCGAGATAATACGCGAGTGA